A region of Silurus meridionalis isolate SWU-2019-XX chromosome 17, ASM1480568v1, whole genome shotgun sequence DNA encodes the following proteins:
- the gid8a gene encoding glucose-induced degradation protein 8-A homolog, producing MMSYAEKPEDITKEEWMEKLNNVHIQRADMNRLIMNYLVTEGFKEAAEKFRMESGIEPSVDLDSLDERIKIREMILKGQIQEAISLINSLHPELLDTNRYLYFHLQQQHLIELIRLRETEAALEFAQSQLAEQGEESRECLTEMERTLALLAFDNPEESPFGDLLNMMQRQKVWSEVNQAVLDYENRESTPKLAKLLKLLLWAQNELDQKKVKYPKMTDLSKGTIEDPK from the exons ATGATGAGCTACGCAGAAAAGCCAGAAGATATCACGAAGGAGGAGTGGATGGAGAAGCTGAATAATGTGCACATCCAGAGAGCAGATATGAACCGCCTCATTATGAACTATTTAGTAACTG AGGGTTTTAAAGAGGCTGCAGAGAAGTTTCGGATGGAGTCAGGCATTGAGCCCAGCGTGGATCTGGACTCTCTGGATGAGCGGATAAAAATCAGGGAGATGATTCTGAAAGGGCAGATTCAGGAAGCCATCTCTCTCATTAACAGCCTTCATCCAGAACTCTTGGACACCAACCGATATCTCTACTTCCATCTTCAG CAGCAGCATTTGATCGAGCTGATTCGTCTGCGGGAGACGGAGGCTGCACTGGAGTTTGCACAGTCGCAACTGGCTGAACAAGGTGAAGAGAGCAGAGAGTGTCTGACTGAGATGGAGAGAACCCTGGCCTTGCTGGCTTTCGACAACCCTGAAGAGTCACCTTTCGGAGACCTTCTGAATATGATGCAGCGACAGAAG GTTTGGAGTGAGGTGAACCAGGCAGTCCTCGACTATGAAAACAGGGAGTCAACACCAAAACTGGCCAAACTGCTGAAGCTCTTGTTGTGGGCACAGAATGAACTTGACCAGAAAAAAGTCAAATACCCCAAAATGACAGACCTTAGTAAGGGCACAATTGAAGACCCTAAGTAA